The genome window GGTGGGCCGGGTCAACGTGGCCGCCCGCGGCTGCGGGGTCGCCCGCCGGGCCTTCGAGCTGGGCATCTCCTACGCCCAGCAGCGCACCACCTTCGGCAAGAAGATCGCCGAGCACCAGGCGATCCAGTTCAAGCTGGCCGAGATGGCCACCAAGGTCGAGGCCGCGCACCAGATGATGGTGATGGCCGCCCGCAAGAAGGACAGCGGCGAGCGCAACGACCTGGAGGCCGGCATGGCCAAGTACCTGGCCTCCGAGTACTGCAAGGAGGTCGTGGAGGACGCCTTCCGGATCCACGGCGGCTACGGCTTCTCCAAGGAGTACGAGATCGAGCGGCTCTACCGGGAGGCCCCGATGCTGCTGATCGGTGAAGGCACGGCGGAGATCCAGAAGATGATCGTGGGACGGCGTCTGCTGGAGGAGTACAAGATCGCCCAGTGAGCCCGGCCGGGGCCCCGCCGGGGGCCCCGGTCCGACCGTCTCAGCGGCCCGGCCCGCGGAGCTGAGACAAGACTCACTGACCTTCGCCGAACCCTTGGGGAACCGGCAGGACGGCGGCTACGGTCGTACACGTAGCGCGTGCACTCCGGCACGGCATGAGGCAGTTGAACGAGCAGGCGGGTTGCCCACCCACCACCTGCTCCCGATAGCATCCACCGGGACAGCAGCTGTCCCCTTATCACCCGATCCCGCGGTGGCCCACTCCAGCGGCCATGATCCCCCGCGACAAAGGTCTTCGATGCCCATCAGCCCGTCCCCTCACTCCTCCGTCACTGAGCGCGATCCCTTCGCTCCCGAGTCGGCAGGCCGGCGTCCTCGCGTGACCATCGCGCGCGGAGCCACTCCCTGGTTCGTCCCGACCCTGGCCACCGCGGCCCTGACCACCGCCCTCAGCCGGCGGAACGGCAAGTGGGCCCTGGCTGCGGTCCCGGCCTGCGCGCTCAGCGCGGGCATGCTGTGGTTCTTCCGCGACCCGGAGCGTGAGATCGGCGCCGGCAGAGTGATCTCGCCGGCCGACGGCGTGGTGCAGAGCATCGATGCCTGGCCGGACGGCCGGACCCGGGTCGCGATCTTCATGAGCCCGCTCAACGTGCACGTCAACCGCGCGCCGCTGCCCGGCACGGTGACCTCGGTCGAGCACATCGCGGGCGGCTTCGTGCCGGCCTTCAACAAGGACAGCGACCGCAACGAGCGGGTGGTCTGGCACTTCGAGACCGAGCTGGGCGACATCGAGATGGTGCAGATCGCGGGCGCCGTGGCGCGCCGCATCGTGCCGTACGTCCCGGCCGGCACCAAGGTCGAGCAGGGCGAGCGGATCGGCCTGATCCGCTTCGGCTCCCGCGTCGACACCTACCTCCCGGCCGGCGTCGAGGTCGGCGTCACGGTCGGCCAGAAGACGACGGCGGGGGTGACACGCCTTGACCGTGACTGATCCCGAGACCCTGGTCGGCCTCGGCGATGATGACGACTCGGAGGAGACCGAGCTGCGTCGGCGCCGCTGGGCGCGCGACCGCGAACTGCGGGCGCCGCGCCCGCCGCAGGCGCTCTCCACCGCCGACTTCCTGACCCTGGGCAACGCGGTCTGCGGTTTCCTCGCGATCTACTCCGTCACCACCAACATGCTGATCCCGCACATCACCGGGAACGGCGGCGGTGGCGGCGTGGTGCGGCACGGTGCGGCCACCGCGGTGACCCTGCTGCTGCTCGGCGCCATGTGCGACCTCTTCGACGGCCTGGTGGCCCGCAAGCTGCGCTCCTCGGCGCTCGGTGCGGAGCTGGACAACCTGGCCGACCTGATCAGCTTCGGCATCGCGCCGGCCTACTTCGTCGCGGTCTGGGGGATCGTCTCCCCCGGCACCAACCAGGGACTGTCCGCCTTCATCGCGCTGACCGTGCTGCTCGCGGTGGTGCTGCGGCTGGCCCGGTTCTCCGCGGTGAAGATGCGCCCCGGGGTGTTCCAGGGCATGCCGTGCCCGATGGGCGCCATGACGGTGATCGCCATCGTGCTGCTCGACCCGCCGTTCCTGGCCGGCCTGCTGGCCATCTTCGGCGTGGCCTACCTGATGGTCAGCCAGGTCGAGTACCCGAAGCCGCAGGGCCTGCTGGCGACCGCCACGCTGGGCTGGATCGTGGTCTCGATCGGCTGCCTGGCCGCCTGGGCGGCCGGCCTGCCCGGTGGCGACGTGCTGATGCACATCGGCGCCTTCGCCCAGATCGCGCTGGCGGCCACCGCCCCGATGCTGGTGATCCGCCGCAAGGTGGGCCAGAAGGTCGGCGACGTGCGGGCCCGCCGGGCCAGCGCCCGCGACTGCTGACCGACGCCAGACACCGCGAAGGGCCCCGGAACCACGGTTCCGGGGCCCTTCCGCATGACCAGCTGACGGACGCTCAGGCGCCGCCGTTGTGCACGCTGAACGCGGAGCGGCGGGCCGCCCGCGCGACGGCCGGGTCGGGGTGCACCGAGCTGACCGCGGTGAGCACCGAGGCGGCCCGGGCGTGGCCGGACTGCCGGGCACGGGCGAACAGCCGCACCGGGTCGCCGGCGCTGGCCCCCTCCACGTGGCCGACCAGCAGCTCGACCTCGCCGTGGTCGAGCACGGCGGCGGCGGTGTCCACCCAGAGCCAGGCGGCGTCCTCGGCGCTCAGCACGTCGGACGGGACCACCCCGCCCTCGTCCAGCTGCTCGGCCAGCCAGAGCAGCGCGTAGGGCCGCAGCACGGCCTCGTCGACGGCCGCCCGGACCGCCTGCTCGGCGGTGCCGCCGGCCACCCGCAGCGCCTCGAAGGCGAGCCCGCGCAGCAGCGCGTCCTCGCCGCGGGCCACCTCCAGGAGTTCGGCGACGGCGCGGTCCACCGGCCGGGCGGCGACCCAGGCGCGGTACTCGGCGCGGGCCGGGCCGGGCGAGTAGTTGGCGCAGGCGTCCAGCAGTTCCAGGGCGCTCTGCTCGATGTGGCCGGCGGCGGTCTGCGCGACGGTGCAGATCTCCTCCAGCTTGGCCCGCACCGCCCAGTGGCCGAGCGGCGAGAGCTCGGCGGCGCTGTCGTGCCGCTGCACGGCGCCGACGGCGGCCAGGCCGTCGAGCATCCAGTCGAGCACCGCGGCCACGTCGGAGGGCGCCGGCGGGGCGTCCACCTGGGGCTCCCGGCAGGTGCCGCGGACGGCCGAGACGGCGGAGGCGGCGTGCGGCACCGGGGAGAGCGAGGCGAAGTCGCTGCCGCCGTGCCGCCGTTCGTCCAGGCCGCGGCGGAGCAGCTCCATCAGCTCGTTCTCGACCACCGGGCCGTCGACGAGGTGGAGGAAGGAGAGCAGCTGCGGGGCCTGGTCGACGGCCTGCCCGGCGAGCACCGCGAAGACGCCGCGCAGGGCGGCGGGCGGGACCGGGGCGAGCAGGGTCCAGGCGTCGAACAGCGCGGCCCAGCCGCGCAGCACCGCCTCGTCGTCGTGCTCCCAGGCGTGCAGCCGCCAGCCGGGGGCGGCGCCGCCGTCCCGGGGTTCGACCAGGCCGACCAGCAGGGCCTGCCCCCAGGCCTTGGCGGCCGCCCCGACGGTCATGGCCAGGGCCCGGCCGGCCGCCCGGGCGTCCTGCGGGAGCAGTTCGCCGCGCTTGTCCACCGTCTCCAGCTCGCCGGCCCAGCGGGCGATCCGCACCGCGTCGGTGAGCATCCGGCGGGCCAGCGGGGCGAGCTCGGCGGGACCGGGGAAGCCCTCCGGCACCGGGACCCGGCCGCGGCCTGGACCCGGCTTGGGGGTGCGTCGGCGGCTGGCGGAACGGCCCGGCTGCGCCGCATCGACCCGGCGGGCCGTACCGGGCAGACGGGTCACCGTCGCGCCGGTGCCCGTGGTCGGCGGGAGCGGGGCATCACGGTCGCGCGGGTTCCGAGACGTCACGCCGTGCAGTCTTCCCCGTGTAAGGGGCGGTTGTCACATCGAGTTCGGCGCGTCTTGTGGCGGACCGGGTTGCGCGGGTGGCGGACTCGGGGCAAGAGCGGCCAAACCGGGCTGCCGTGACCTGTGCACGACACTACTGCCGGTACGGAGCGTGGTCAAGGGGTCACCACGTGCACGCGGGTCGGAAGGCGCGTGGCCCGGCGTTTCGGACCGGATGGTTCCGGTTCAGAGGATCGGCGTCAGGAACCGCCGGAGCATCTCCTCGTAGTGCTGCGCGTCGGCGTTCCACAGCGCCGCGTGGGCGGCCCCGGGGACGGTCCGCAGGGTCACCAGGTCGTGCCGGCGGTGGGCCAGGTGCTCGGCCGCCCGCAGCGGCGCCACGGCGTCCTGCGGGCTCTGCAGCAGCAGCGTGGGCACGGCCAGGTCGGCGCCCTCGGCGATCCGGGCCAGCCCGGCCAGGTCCACCCCCGTGCGCCCCTCCGCCGCCCAGGCGCCCAACTGCCCCGCCAGCGCCCCGGGCACCCCCGCCCGGGCCGCCACCCCGCGCACCGTGGCGGCCGGCTCCAGCACCGGGGAGTCCAGCACCAGGCCGGCCAGCTGGTCCCGGTGGTCGGAACGGACGGCCGTCTGCAGCACCGCGGTGGCGCCGACCGACCAGCCGTACAGCACGATCCGGCCGGCCCCGGCCTCCTTGGCGAACCGGATCGCCGCGTCCACGTCCCGCCACTCGGTCTCGCCGAAGTGGCCCAGCCCGTCCGGCGAGGCGGGCGCGCCCTGGTCGCCGCGCAGGCTGATCACCAGGGCCGGCAACTGAAGCCGCTTGAGCAGCGGCAGCACCGGCAGGGCCTGCCGGCGGTCGGCCAGCGCGCCGTGCACCAGGACCACCCAGGTGCCGCGCACCGCCGGGACGTACCAGGCGGGCATCCGGCCCAGCTCGCCGTCGACCACCACGTCCATGTAGTCGAGCCCGCAGGCCGAGCCCGGGTCGCCGCGCAGCACCCGGGCGGTCAGCTCCACCTCGGCGCCGGCCTCGGGCAGCGTGCCGGTGGCGGCCTCCAGCCGGCGGGTGACGGTGGTCGGTGCGGTGCCCAGCACGCCGCCGACCACCGCGTGGCCGCCGGGCCACTCCAGCGCGTACCGGCCGCGCCGGGTGCTGGCCACGGTGCGGGTCAGCACCACCTCACGGGCCGTCACCCGGTGCACCTTCAGCACCGGCTCGCCGGCCGCCGGACCGCCCTCGACGTC of Kitasatospora viridis contains these proteins:
- a CDS encoding phosphatidylserine decarboxylase, coding for MPISPSPHSSVTERDPFAPESAGRRPRVTIARGATPWFVPTLATAALTTALSRRNGKWALAAVPACALSAGMLWFFRDPEREIGAGRVISPADGVVQSIDAWPDGRTRVAIFMSPLNVHVNRAPLPGTVTSVEHIAGGFVPAFNKDSDRNERVVWHFETELGDIEMVQIAGAVARRIVPYVPAGTKVEQGERIGLIRFGSRVDTYLPAGVEVGVTVGQKTTAGVTRLDRD
- a CDS encoding CDP-alcohol phosphatidyltransferase family protein; translation: MTVTDPETLVGLGDDDDSEETELRRRRWARDRELRAPRPPQALSTADFLTLGNAVCGFLAIYSVTTNMLIPHITGNGGGGGVVRHGAATAVTLLLLGAMCDLFDGLVARKLRSSALGAELDNLADLISFGIAPAYFVAVWGIVSPGTNQGLSAFIALTVLLAVVLRLARFSAVKMRPGVFQGMPCPMGAMTVIAIVLLDPPFLAGLLAIFGVAYLMVSQVEYPKPQGLLATATLGWIVVSIGCLAAWAAGLPGGDVLMHIGAFAQIALAATAPMLVIRRKVGQKVGDVRARRASARDC
- a CDS encoding alpha/beta hydrolase; translated protein: MRWGTVVAAATTVVIGAGAAALLLGRRVSDLTIRPEQDVEGGPAAGEPVLKVHRVTAREVVLTRTVASTRRGRYALEWPGGHAVVGGVLGTAPTTVTRRLEAATGTLPEAGAEVELTARVLRGDPGSACGLDYMDVVVDGELGRMPAWYVPAVRGTWVVLVHGALADRRQALPVLPLLKRLQLPALVISLRGDQGAPASPDGLGHFGETEWRDVDAAIRFAKEAGAGRIVLYGWSVGATAVLQTAVRSDHRDQLAGLVLDSPVLEPAATVRGVAARAGVPGALAGQLGAWAAEGRTGVDLAGLARIAEGADLAVPTLLLQSPQDAVAPLRAAEHLAHRRHDLVTLRTVPGAAHAALWNADAQHYEEMLRRFLTPIL